Proteins encoded in a region of the Mycobacterium branderi genome:
- a CDS encoding ABC transporter family substrate-binding protein, translated as MPSRLAVLAAVVLLVVTGCSSGYRDLRQTHAARVGSTSDINPRDPATLRDGGNLRLALTSFPENFNELSIDGNTADVGSIVAPTLPGAFITQPDGSLKLNTDYFTNVELTSTTPQVVTYTINPKAVWSDGTPITWEDLKSEVDACSGRDKRYLIASRAGFERVKSVTRGVDDRQAIVTFAEPYAEWRGMFAGGMQPRSMTANPDVFNKGQLNAPGPSAGPFIVTTIDRTAQRIVLTRNPRWWGAKPRLDSITFLVLDAAAVIPALQNNAIDAAGVSTLDDMVTAQRTPGIVIRSAPAPTWYHFTFNGAPGSIVADEKLRLAICRGIDRQAIVDVVQHGLTAHPAPLNNHVYVAGQVGYQNNSAPADYNPEQARRDLDALGWKLNGAVREKNGKPLVIRDVFYDGQSARQIALVAQQNLAQIGVKLQLDPKPGTGFFSQHVSVGDFDITQFGWVGNAFPLSALPQIYTSDGDSNFGKIGNREIDAKIAQTLSELDPDKARALANQVDTMIWQEGFNLPLFQSPGDIAVRSTLANFGAHGLADVVYTAIGFTR; from the coding sequence ATGCCTAGCCGGCTCGCGGTGCTGGCGGCGGTGGTGCTGTTGGTCGTCACCGGCTGCTCGAGCGGGTACCGCGACCTTCGACAGACCCACGCCGCGCGGGTCGGCAGCACCAGCGACATCAACCCGAGAGATCCGGCGACGCTGCGCGACGGCGGGAACCTGCGGCTTGCGCTGACATCGTTCCCGGAAAACTTCAACGAGCTCAGCATCGACGGCAACACCGCCGACGTCGGCTCCATTGTCGCGCCGACGCTGCCGGGCGCGTTCATCACCCAGCCCGACGGCTCGCTGAAGCTCAACACCGACTACTTCACCAACGTCGAATTGACCAGCACCACACCTCAGGTCGTCACCTACACCATCAATCCGAAGGCAGTGTGGAGCGACGGCACCCCGATCACCTGGGAAGACCTCAAATCCGAGGTCGACGCGTGCAGCGGCCGCGACAAGCGCTACCTGATCGCCAGCAGAGCAGGATTCGAGCGGGTGAAGTCGGTGACCCGAGGCGTGGACGATCGCCAGGCGATCGTGACTTTCGCCGAACCGTACGCGGAGTGGCGAGGGATGTTCGCCGGCGGGATGCAGCCACGCAGCATGACCGCGAACCCGGACGTCTTCAACAAGGGCCAACTCAACGCGCCCGGTCCGTCGGCCGGACCGTTCATCGTGACCACCATCGACCGGACCGCGCAGCGCATTGTGCTGACCCGCAATCCGCGTTGGTGGGGCGCCAAACCGCGGCTGGACTCCATCACGTTCCTGGTGCTCGACGCCGCGGCCGTCATTCCCGCGCTGCAGAACAACGCGATCGATGCGGCCGGAGTGAGCACCCTCGATGACATGGTCACCGCGCAGCGCACGCCGGGAATCGTGATCCGTAGCGCTCCGGCCCCCACCTGGTACCACTTCACATTCAACGGCGCACCCGGATCGATTGTGGCCGACGAGAAGTTGCGGCTGGCGATTTGCCGAGGCATCGACCGCCAGGCGATCGTCGACGTCGTGCAGCATGGTCTGACGGCCCATCCGGCGCCGCTGAACAATCACGTCTACGTCGCCGGCCAGGTGGGCTACCAAAACAACAGCGCGCCAGCCGATTACAACCCCGAGCAGGCCCGCCGGGATTTGGACGCGTTGGGCTGGAAGCTCAACGGGGCGGTGCGGGAGAAGAACGGCAAACCGCTGGTGATCCGCGACGTGTTCTACGACGGGCAATCGGCCCGGCAAATCGCCCTGGTGGCTCAGCAGAACCTGGCGCAGATCGGGGTCAAGTTGCAGCTCGACCCCAAGCCAGGTACCGGATTCTTCAGCCAGCACGTGTCCGTCGGCGACTTCGACATCACCCAATTCGGCTGGGTAGGCAACGCTTTCCCGCTGTCCGCGCTGCCGCAGATCTACACCTCCGACGGGGACAGCAATTTCGGCAAGATCGGCAATCGCGAAATCGACGCCAAGATCGCGCAGACGCTCTCCGAGCTGGATCCAGACAAGGCGCGCGCGCTGGCCAACCAGGTCGACACGATGATCTGGCAGGAAGGCTTCAACCTGCCGCTGTTCCAGTCACCCGGCGACATCGCGGTGCGCAGCACGCTGGCCAACTTCGGCGCGCACGGGCTTGCCGACGTGGTCTATACCGCGATCGGGTTCACCCGGTAG
- a CDS encoding dipeptide ABC transporter ATP-binding protein: MTALLDVTDLTVTFETEDVVVPAVRGTSYHIDPGEVVAIVGESGCGKTTAAMAVVGLLPEYARVSGSVRLHGEELVGRSDQAMSRIRGKTIGTVFQDPMSALTPVYTVGDQIAEAVEVHHRGIGRADARKRAVELLELVGIAQPQHRAKAFPHELSGGERQRVVIAIAIANDPDLLICDEPTTALDVTVQAQILDVLRTARDVTGAGVLIITHDLGVVSEFADRALVMYAGRPVEIATVDEIYRDRRMPYTVGLLGSVPRLDAPQGTRLIPIPGAPPTMTSLSPGACTFAPRCPLAIDECRSAEPDLVTIADGHRAACIRTDHVAGRSAAEIFGVSTGPSYTDTAAGEPPVVLQVADLVKTYPLTKGVVFRRRVGEVRAVDGVSFTLEQGRTLGIVGESGSGKSTTLSQILDLARPQAGSIEILGADVAALDSSARRRLRTELQVVFQDPVASLDPRLPVFDVIAEPLVANGFDRRRCEERVAELLDIVGLDHADASRYPAEFSGGQKQRIGIARALALQPKILALDEPVSALDVSIQAGIINLLLDLQEQFGLSYLFVSHDLSVVKHLAHRVAVMYKGTIVEQGDGEQVFTDPQHEYTRRLLAAVPRAHADA; this comes from the coding sequence ATGACCGCGCTGCTCGACGTAACGGATTTGACCGTGACCTTCGAAACCGAGGACGTGGTCGTACCCGCCGTGCGCGGCACCAGCTACCACATCGACCCCGGCGAAGTGGTCGCCATCGTCGGGGAGTCCGGTTGCGGCAAAACCACGGCCGCGATGGCCGTCGTCGGATTGCTCCCGGAATACGCCCGGGTGTCAGGATCGGTGCGGTTGCACGGCGAGGAGTTGGTCGGGCGGTCCGACCAGGCGATGTCGCGGATCCGCGGCAAGACCATCGGCACCGTGTTCCAAGACCCGATGTCGGCGCTGACGCCCGTCTACACCGTCGGTGACCAGATCGCCGAGGCCGTCGAGGTCCACCACCGCGGGATCGGCCGAGCCGATGCCCGCAAGCGCGCCGTCGAACTGCTCGAGTTGGTCGGTATCGCGCAGCCACAGCACCGCGCCAAGGCCTTCCCACACGAGCTGTCCGGCGGTGAGCGCCAGCGGGTGGTGATCGCGATCGCGATCGCCAACGATCCGGACCTGCTGATCTGCGACGAGCCGACCACCGCGCTGGATGTCACCGTGCAGGCGCAGATCCTCGACGTGCTGCGAACCGCGCGCGACGTCACCGGCGCCGGCGTGCTGATCATCACCCACGACTTGGGTGTGGTGTCGGAGTTCGCGGATCGGGCGCTGGTCATGTACGCCGGGCGGCCTGTCGAGATCGCTACTGTCGACGAGATTTACCGCGACCGCCGGATGCCCTACACCGTCGGGCTGCTGGGTTCGGTGCCGCGCCTCGACGCCCCGCAGGGCACCCGGCTGATCCCGATTCCCGGCGCGCCGCCGACGATGACGTCTTTGTCCCCCGGCGCCTGTACCTTCGCCCCGCGCTGTCCGCTGGCCATCGACGAATGCCGGTCAGCGGAACCGGATCTGGTCACTATTGCCGACGGCCACCGGGCGGCGTGCATTCGCACCGACCATGTCGCCGGCCGCAGTGCGGCCGAAATCTTCGGTGTGTCAACCGGACCGTCGTACACCGATACCGCGGCCGGCGAACCGCCGGTCGTGCTGCAAGTGGCGGATCTGGTCAAGACCTACCCGCTGACCAAGGGTGTGGTGTTCCGCAGGCGGGTCGGCGAGGTGCGCGCGGTCGACGGCGTCAGCTTCACCCTGGAGCAGGGCCGCACGCTGGGCATTGTCGGCGAATCAGGTTCGGGCAAATCGACCACGCTGTCCCAAATTCTCGACCTCGCCCGGCCGCAGGCGGGGTCCATCGAGATACTCGGCGCCGACGTCGCGGCCTTGGACTCAAGTGCCCGCCGCAGGCTCCGCACGGAGCTGCAGGTGGTGTTCCAGGACCCGGTCGCCTCCCTGGACCCCCGGCTGCCGGTCTTCGACGTCATCGCCGAGCCGTTAGTAGCCAATGGGTTCGACAGGCGCCGCTGCGAGGAAAGGGTCGCCGAGTTGCTGGACATCGTCGGGCTGGACCACGCCGATGCCAGCCGCTATCCCGCCGAGTTCTCCGGCGGGCAAAAGCAGCGAATCGGCATTGCGCGGGCGTTGGCTCTGCAGCCGAAGATTCTTGCGCTCGACGAGCCGGTGTCGGCGCTCGACGTGTCGATACAGGCAGGGATCATCAACCTGTTGTTGGACCTGCAGGAGCAGTTCGGGTTGTCGTATCTGTTTGTGTCGCATGACCTTTCGGTGGTCAAGCACCTGGCTCACCGGGTCGCGGTGATGTACAAGGGAACGATCGTCGAACAGGGCGACGGCGAGCAGGTCTTCACCGATCCGCAGCACGAGTACACCCGACGACTACTGGCCGCGGTCCCGCGGGCCCACGCCGATGCCTAG
- a CDS encoding ABC transporter permease, producing MTAPAETTAVRSGVHPAAFASRRNLLVRRFIRNKPAVVALVLLILLFIGCYALPPLLPYSYTALDYDALLQPPSLQHWFGTNALGQDLLARTLRGMQKSMLIGFCVAVISTSIAATVGSVAGYFGGWRDRALMWLVDLLLVVPSFLLIAIVTPRTKQSGHILWLIVLLAAFGWMVSSRMVRGLTMSLREREFVRAAGYMGVSSRRIIIGHIVPNVASILIIDGTLNVGSAILAETGLSFLGFGVQPPDVSLGTLIADGTPSTATFPWVFLFPAGALVLIVLCANLAGDGLRDAVDPSSGAARRRKRRAK from the coding sequence ATGACCGCGCCGGCAGAGACGACGGCAGTCCGGTCCGGTGTTCACCCGGCGGCGTTCGCCTCGCGGCGAAACCTGTTGGTGCGCCGGTTCATCCGTAACAAGCCTGCCGTGGTTGCGCTGGTTCTGTTGATTCTGCTGTTCATCGGCTGCTACGCGCTGCCGCCGCTACTCCCCTACAGCTACACCGCGCTGGACTATGACGCGCTGCTGCAGCCACCGTCGCTGCAGCACTGGTTCGGCACCAACGCGCTCGGCCAGGATTTGTTGGCACGCACGCTGCGGGGCATGCAGAAGTCGATGCTGATCGGTTTCTGTGTCGCCGTGATCTCCACCAGCATCGCCGCCACGGTCGGGTCGGTGGCGGGCTATTTCGGCGGCTGGCGCGACCGGGCGTTGATGTGGCTGGTGGACCTGCTGCTGGTGGTTCCGAGCTTTCTCCTGATCGCCATTGTCACGCCGCGCACCAAGCAGTCCGGTCACATTCTGTGGCTCATCGTGCTGCTGGCAGCGTTCGGCTGGATGGTCAGCTCGCGGATGGTGCGCGGCCTGACGATGAGCCTGCGAGAACGCGAATTCGTCCGTGCGGCAGGGTATATGGGCGTGTCGAGCCGCCGCATCATCATCGGGCACATCGTGCCGAACGTCGCCTCGATCCTCATCATCGACGGCACGCTCAACGTGGGCTCCGCGATCCTCGCCGAAACCGGCTTGAGTTTCCTGGGATTCGGCGTCCAGCCTCCCGACGTGTCGCTGGGCACATTGATCGCCGACGGCACACCGTCGACCGCCACATTCCCATGGGTTTTCCTGTTCCCGGCCGGGGCGCTGGTGCTGATCGTGTTGTGCGCCAACCTCGCCGGCGACGGGCTGCGCGACGCGGTTGATCCCAGCAGCGGAGCAGCGCGCCGCAGAAAGCGGCGTGCGAAATGA
- a CDS encoding ABC transporter permease, translating to MIRFLARRLLNYLVLLTLASFLAFCLASVTFHPLDSFVQRHPQPPPEAIHAKVVELGLDKPVPVRYANWVSGAVRGDFGATVTGHPVSEELWRRIGVSLRLVVIGSVLGTVIGVVVGAWGAIRQYQLSDRVVTVLSLLILSIPSFVLAGLLILAGLRVNMLTGVRIFLYTGETSPIPFGSAWDRIVDRIQHIVLPTLTLALGAIAGFSRYQRNAMLDVLGEDFIRTARAKGLTRRRALFKHGLRTALIPMATLFAYGVSGLVVGAVFVEKIFGWHGMGDWVVQGISTQDTNVVVAITVFTGAAILIAGLLSDVIYAMLDPRIRVS from the coding sequence ATGATCCGCTTCTTGGCGCGTCGCTTGCTGAACTATCTCGTGCTGCTGACGCTGGCGTCGTTCTTGGCGTTCTGCCTGGCGTCGGTGACGTTTCATCCCTTGGACAGTTTCGTCCAGCGGCACCCACAGCCGCCGCCGGAGGCCATTCACGCCAAAGTCGTTGAGCTTGGCCTGGATAAACCGGTACCCGTCCGGTACGCCAACTGGGTTTCCGGCGCGGTTCGCGGTGACTTCGGCGCCACGGTGACCGGCCATCCCGTCTCCGAGGAGCTGTGGCGGCGGATCGGCGTCAGTCTGCGCCTGGTGGTGATCGGCTCCGTGCTGGGCACCGTGATCGGCGTCGTGGTGGGCGCCTGGGGCGCGATCCGGCAGTATCAGCTGAGCGACCGGGTGGTCACGGTGCTGTCGTTGCTCATCCTGAGCATCCCGTCGTTCGTGCTGGCGGGCCTGCTCATCTTGGCCGGGCTCCGAGTCAACATGCTCACCGGCGTGCGGATCTTCCTCTATACCGGCGAGACCTCGCCCATTCCGTTCGGCAGCGCATGGGACCGGATCGTCGACCGCATCCAGCACATCGTGTTGCCGACTCTGACGCTCGCGCTCGGCGCGATCGCGGGTTTCAGTCGCTACCAGCGCAACGCGATGCTCGACGTGCTGGGCGAGGATTTCATCCGGACCGCCCGCGCCAAAGGCCTGACCCGCCGACGCGCGCTATTCAAACACGGCCTGCGCACCGCGCTGATCCCGATGGCCACCTTGTTCGCGTACGGCGTCAGCGGCCTGGTCGTCGGCGCGGTGTTCGTCGAGAAGATCTTCGGCTGGCACGGCATGGGCGACTGGGTGGTGCAAGGCATCTCGACTCAGGACACCAACGTCGTCGTCGCGATCACGGTGTTCACCGGGGCGGCGATTCTAATCGCCGGGCTGCTGTCCGACGTCATCTACGCGATGCTGGATCCCAGGATTCGGGTGTCATGA
- a CDS encoding beta-class carbonic anhydrase, translated as MTVTDDYLANNAQYASSFSGPLPMPPSKHVAIVACMDARLDVYRALGIKEGEAHVIRNAGGVVTDDAIRSLAISQRLLGTREIILIHHTDCGMLTFTDDDFKRAIQDEVGIKPAWAAEAFPEPAEDVRQSLRRIEANPFVTKHESLRGFVFDVATGKLNEVTL; from the coding sequence GTGACGGTTACCGACGACTATCTGGCCAACAACGCCCAATACGCGAGCTCCTTCAGCGGTCCGTTGCCGATGCCGCCGAGCAAACACGTGGCGATCGTCGCATGCATGGATGCCCGGCTCGATGTGTACCGCGCGCTGGGAATCAAAGAGGGCGAGGCGCACGTCATCCGCAACGCCGGCGGCGTCGTCACCGACGACGCGATCCGTTCACTGGCGATCAGCCAGCGATTGCTGGGCACTCGCGAGATCATCCTCATCCACCACACCGACTGCGGGATGCTCACCTTCACCGACGACGACTTCAAGCGCGCCATCCAGGACGAGGTCGGCATCAAACCTGCCTGGGCCGCCGAGGCCTTCCCGGAGCCGGCCGAGGATGTGCGCCAGTCGCTGCGCCGCATCGAAGCCAACCCGTTCGTCACCAAGCACGAGTCATTGCGTGGCTTCGTGTTCGACGTCGCCACCGGCAAGCTCAACGAGGTCACGCTCTAG
- the cysD gene encoding sulfate adenylyltransferase subunit CysD, which produces MTSQATASPTAGQYELSHLRSLEAEAIHIIREVAAEFERPVLLFSGGKDSIVMLHLALKAFRPGRLPFPVMHVDTGHNFDEVIATRDELVEQTGVRLIVAKVQDDIDAGRVVETIPSRNPIQTVTLLRAIREKKFDAAFGGARRDEEKARAKERVFSFRDEFGQWDPKAQRPELWNLYNGRHHKGEHIRVFPLSNWTEFDVWSYIGAEKVMLPSIYFAHRRKVFERDGMLLAVHRHMQPRPDEEVFEATVRFRTVGDVTCTGCVESTAATVSEVIAETAVSRLTERGATRADDRISEAGMEDRKRQGYF; this is translated from the coding sequence ATGACCAGCCAAGCAACAGCCAGCCCGACAGCCGGGCAGTACGAGTTGAGCCATCTGCGCTCGCTGGAGGCCGAGGCCATCCACATCATTCGCGAGGTGGCGGCCGAATTCGAGCGCCCGGTGCTGCTGTTCTCCGGCGGCAAGGACTCGATCGTGATGCTGCACCTGGCGCTCAAGGCGTTCCGGCCGGGCCGGCTGCCGTTCCCGGTGATGCACGTCGACACCGGCCACAACTTCGACGAGGTCATCGCCACCCGCGACGAGTTGGTCGAGCAAACCGGGGTGCGGTTGATCGTGGCGAAGGTGCAAGACGATATCGACGCCGGCCGCGTCGTCGAGACCATCCCGTCACGCAACCCGATCCAGACGGTGACTCTCCTTAGAGCCATTCGCGAGAAAAAGTTCGACGCGGCATTCGGCGGCGCCCGCCGTGACGAGGAGAAGGCGCGGGCCAAGGAGCGGGTGTTCAGCTTCCGCGACGAGTTCGGCCAGTGGGACCCCAAAGCCCAGCGACCCGAGCTGTGGAACCTCTACAACGGCCGCCACCACAAGGGCGAGCACATCCGCGTCTTCCCGCTGTCGAACTGGACCGAGTTCGACGTGTGGTCCTACATCGGCGCCGAGAAGGTCATGCTGCCGTCGATCTACTTCGCCCACCGGCGCAAGGTGTTCGAGCGCGACGGGATGCTGCTGGCCGTGCACCGGCACATGCAGCCCCGTCCCGACGAGGAGGTGTTCGAGGCGACGGTGCGCTTCCGCACCGTCGGTGACGTCACCTGTACGGGATGTGTGGAGTCGACGGCGGCCACGGTCTCGGAGGTGATCGCCGAGACGGCGGTGTCGCGGCTGACCGAACGTGGGGCGACCCGCGCCGACGACCGGATCTCCGAGGCAGGCATGGAAGACCGCAAGCGGCAGGGGTACTTCTGA
- the cysC gene encoding adenylyl-sulfate kinase: MTTLLRIATAGSVDDGKSTLIGRLLYDSKAVMEDQWASVEATSKQRGHDYTDLALVTDGLRAEREQGITIDVAYRYFATPKRKFIIADTPGHVQYTRNMVTGASTAQLAIVLVDARHGLLEQSRRHTFLASLLGIEHIVLAVNKMDLIDWDQEAFEAIRDDFHAFATRLDVHDVLAIPMSALHGDNVVTKSDKTPWYDGPALLSHLEEVFIAGDRNLVDVRFPVQYVIRPQTREHHDYRSYAGSVASGVMRPGDEVIVLPAGKTSRITEIEGPTGPVDEAFPPMAVSVRLADDIDISRGDMIARVTNQPRVTQEFDATVCWMADGSALEAGREYLVKHTTRTTRAIVTGLDYRLDVNTLHRDKSATALNLNELGRISLRTQVPLLLDEYTRNASTGSFILIDPATNGTVAAGMVLRDVAGRTSSPNTVRHKSLVTAEDRMARGRTVWFTGLSGSGKSSVAMLVERKLLENDVPAYVLDGDNLRHGLNADLGFSMADRAENLRRLAHVATLLADSGHTVLVPAISPLAEHRELARQVHAEAGLDFFEVFCDTPIEDCEKRDPKGLYAKARAGEITHFTGIDSPYQRPKNPDLRLTPAMSVDEQAQQVLDLLKSRR; encoded by the coding sequence ATGACGACATTGCTGCGTATCGCGACGGCCGGCTCCGTCGACGACGGCAAGTCCACCCTGATCGGGCGGCTGCTGTACGACTCCAAGGCCGTGATGGAAGACCAGTGGGCATCGGTGGAAGCCACGTCGAAGCAACGCGGCCACGACTACACCGACCTGGCGCTGGTCACCGACGGGTTGCGCGCCGAACGCGAGCAGGGCATCACGATCGACGTCGCCTACCGCTATTTCGCCACGCCCAAGCGCAAATTCATCATCGCCGACACGCCCGGCCACGTTCAGTACACCCGCAACATGGTGACCGGGGCGTCCACGGCCCAGCTGGCGATCGTGCTAGTCGATGCACGCCACGGTCTGCTGGAGCAGTCGCGCCGGCACACCTTCCTGGCGTCGCTGCTGGGTATCGAGCACATCGTGCTCGCGGTCAACAAGATGGACCTGATCGACTGGGACCAAGAAGCTTTCGAGGCCATTCGCGACGACTTCCACGCCTTCGCCACGCGCCTCGATGTGCATGACGTGCTCGCCATCCCGATGTCGGCGCTGCACGGCGACAACGTGGTGACCAAGTCCGACAAGACGCCGTGGTACGACGGACCGGCGCTGCTGTCGCACCTCGAGGAGGTGTTCATCGCCGGTGACCGCAACCTGGTCGACGTGCGGTTCCCGGTGCAGTACGTCATCCGGCCGCAGACCCGCGAGCATCACGACTACCGCAGCTACGCAGGCTCGGTGGCCAGCGGTGTGATGCGTCCCGGCGACGAGGTCATCGTGTTGCCGGCAGGCAAGACCAGCCGCATCACCGAAATCGAAGGGCCCACTGGGCCGGTGGACGAAGCGTTTCCGCCGATGGCGGTCTCGGTGCGACTCGCCGACGACATCGACATCTCGCGCGGGGACATGATCGCCCGCGTCACCAACCAGCCGCGGGTCACCCAGGAGTTCGACGCGACGGTCTGCTGGATGGCCGACGGCTCGGCGCTGGAGGCGGGGCGCGAGTACCTTGTCAAGCACACCACCCGCACCACGCGGGCGATCGTCACCGGGCTGGACTACCGCCTCGACGTCAACACGCTGCACCGTGACAAGAGCGCAACGGCGTTGAACCTCAACGAACTTGGCCGCATCTCGCTGCGCACCCAGGTGCCGCTGCTGCTCGACGAGTACACCCGCAACGCCAGCACCGGGTCGTTCATCCTGATCGACCCGGCCACCAACGGCACGGTGGCGGCCGGCATGGTGCTGCGCGACGTCGCCGGGCGCACGTCGAGCCCCAACACCGTGCGGCACAAGTCGCTGGTGACCGCCGAGGACCGGATGGCACGGGGCCGCACGGTGTGGTTCACCGGGCTTTCCGGTTCGGGAAAGTCGTCGGTGGCCATGCTCGTCGAGCGCAAGCTGCTCGAAAACGATGTTCCCGCTTATGTTCTCGACGGCGACAACCTGCGCCACGGCCTGAACGCCGACCTGGGCTTCTCGATGGCCGATCGCGCCGAGAACCTGCGCCGGCTCGCACACGTCGCGACCCTGCTCGCCGATTCCGGCCACACCGTGCTGGTGCCGGCGATCAGCCCGCTCGCCGAGCACCGCGAACTGGCCCGGCAGGTGCACGCCGAAGCCGGGCTCGACTTCTTCGAGGTGTTCTGCGACACCCCGATCGAAGACTGCGAAAAGCGGGATCCCAAGGGCCTTTACGCCAAGGCGCGTGCCGGTGAGATCACCCACTTCACCGGGATCGACAGTCCCTATCAGCGGCCCAAGAACCCGGATCTGCGCCTGACACCCGCAATGTCGGTCGACGAGCAGGCGCAGCAAGTCCTCGATCTGCTCAAGTCGCGCAGGTGA
- a CDS encoding 3'(2'),5'-bisphosphate nucleotidase CysQ, translating to MSDHELAARLASLAGELLLAVREELAGATEAERKAAGDKRSHDFLIEALERERPADAVLSEEGADNRVRLSSERVWIVDPLDGTREFSELGREDWAVHVALWQSGELVAGAVALPAQGITLATPDVASPPPHSGPPRVVVSRTRPPAIALQVRDHLNGTLVEMGSAGAKVAAVIQGLADVYVHAGGQYEWDSAAPVAVARAAGLHTSRIDGSPLAYNQSDPLLPDLVVCRPEYAEAVLAVTG from the coding sequence GTGAGCGATCACGAGCTGGCGGCGCGGCTGGCCAGCCTGGCGGGCGAGTTGCTGCTTGCCGTGCGCGAGGAATTGGCCGGGGCGACCGAGGCGGAGCGAAAAGCGGCGGGGGACAAGCGTTCCCACGATTTTCTGATCGAGGCTCTGGAGCGCGAACGGCCTGCTGACGCGGTGCTGTCCGAAGAGGGCGCCGACAACCGGGTGCGGCTGAGCTCGGAGCGGGTGTGGATCGTCGACCCGCTGGACGGCACGCGCGAGTTCTCCGAACTCGGCCGCGAGGATTGGGCCGTGCACGTCGCGCTGTGGCAATCCGGCGAACTGGTCGCGGGAGCCGTCGCGCTGCCCGCGCAGGGCATCACGCTGGCCACACCCGACGTCGCGTCGCCACCGCCGCATTCGGGCCCGCCCCGGGTGGTGGTGTCCCGCACCCGCCCGCCGGCGATCGCACTGCAGGTACGCGACCACCTCAACGGCACGCTGGTGGAGATGGGGTCGGCGGGAGCGAAAGTCGCCGCGGTCATTCAAGGCTTGGCCGACGTCTACGTCCACGCCGGTGGGCAATACGAATGGGATTCGGCCGCACCGGTCGCGGTGGCCCGCGCCGCGGGTCTGCACACCTCGCGCATCGACGGGTCGCCGCTGGCCTACAACCAGAGCGACCCGCTGCTGCCGGATCTGGTGGTGTGCCGGCCCGAATACGCCGAGGCGGTGCTGGCCGTCACTGGCTAA
- a CDS encoding Rrf2 family transcriptional regulator has translation MRMSAKAEYAVRAMVQLATADSGTLVKTEDLANAQGIPPQFLVDILSDLRTDRLVRSHRGRDGGYELARPATEISIADVLRCIDGPLASVRDIGLGDLPYSGPTAALTDVWRALRASMRSVLEETTVADVAANALPKHVGQLADAYRDQERKRHGR, from the coding sequence ATGCGGATGTCGGCCAAGGCGGAGTACGCAGTGCGGGCGATGGTGCAGCTCGCAACGGCCGACAGCGGCACGCTGGTCAAGACCGAAGACCTGGCGAACGCCCAGGGGATCCCGCCGCAGTTTCTGGTCGACATCCTGTCGGACCTGCGCACCGATCGGTTGGTGCGCAGCCACCGGGGCCGAGACGGCGGCTACGAGCTGGCGCGTCCGGCCACCGAGATCAGCATCGCCGACGTGTTGCGCTGCATCGACGGGCCGTTGGCCAGCGTGCGCGACATCGGTCTGGGCGACCTGCCCTATTCCGGTCCCACCGCGGCGCTGACCGACGTGTGGCGGGCGCTGCGGGCCAGCATGCGCTCGGTATTAGAGGAAACGACGGTTGCCGACGTCGCCGCGAATGCCCTGCCCAAGCATGTCGGCCAGCTCGCCGACGCGTATCGGGACCAGGAACGCAAGCGCCACGGCAGGTAG
- a CDS encoding VOC family protein, with amino-acid sequence MPIALNHTIVAARDKRESAEFLTELFGLPDPVPFGHFLTVKLEHGVDLDYADVPETEDIRPQHYAFLVSEDDFDAIYGKIQSRGIQHWADPRAQHPGEINHNDGGRGVYFQDPGGHFLEIITRPYGSGG; translated from the coding sequence ATGCCTATTGCTTTGAACCACACCATCGTCGCCGCACGCGACAAGCGGGAGTCCGCAGAGTTTCTCACCGAGTTGTTCGGGCTACCGGATCCGGTGCCGTTCGGCCACTTCCTGACCGTCAAACTCGAACACGGCGTCGACCTCGACTACGCCGATGTACCCGAGACAGAGGACATCCGGCCACAGCACTACGCGTTTCTGGTCTCCGAGGACGACTTCGACGCCATCTACGGCAAGATCCAATCACGCGGAATTCAGCACTGGGCCGATCCCCGCGCGCAGCACCCCGGCGAGATCAACCACAACGACGGTGGCCGCGGCGTGTACTTCCAAGACCCCGGCGGTCATTTCCTGGAGATCATCACCCGCCCCTACGGCTCGGGTGGCTGA
- a CDS encoding VOC family protein: MAITTTSIAHVRLTVTDIERSRQFYESVFGWPVLVELPENADEATRNQLGFLFGGVIYDLGGALIGLRPVASDRFDEDRVGLDHIAFRCADRDELDAAATHLDELGIHHEPVKDIGPSYILEFRDPDNIALELTAPK, from the coding sequence GTGGCCATCACCACCACCTCCATCGCGCATGTCCGGCTCACCGTCACCGATATCGAGCGATCCCGGCAGTTCTACGAGAGCGTCTTCGGCTGGCCGGTTTTGGTCGAGCTTCCCGAAAACGCCGACGAAGCGACCCGCAACCAACTGGGTTTTCTGTTCGGTGGCGTCATCTACGACCTGGGTGGCGCGCTGATCGGGCTGCGGCCGGTTGCCAGCGACCGCTTCGACGAAGATCGTGTGGGCCTGGACCACATCGCGTTCCGATGCGCTGACAGAGACGAATTAGACGCTGCAGCAACGCATCTCGACGAGCTGGGTATCCACCATGAGCCGGTCAAAGACATCGGGCCGTCGTACATCCTGGAGTTCCGCGACCCGGACAACATCGCCCTGGAGCTGACCGCGCCGAAGTAG